The following proteins are co-located in the Carassius auratus strain Wakin linkage group LG45M, ASM336829v1, whole genome shotgun sequence genome:
- the LOC113068597 gene encoding V-type proton ATPase subunit D, which yields MSGKDRIDIFPSRMAQTIMKARLKGAQTGRSLLKKKADALSMRFRQILRKIIETKMLMGELMREAAFSLAEAKFAAGDFSTTVIQNVNKAQVKVRAKKDNVAGVTLPVFEHYQEGGDSYELTGLARGGEQLSRLKRNYAKAVELLVELASLQTSFVTLDVAIKVTNRRVNAIEHVIIPRIERTLTYIITELDEREREEFYRLKKIQEKKKQLRERTEKETALRLAALGPIAEPMNILNEEADEDLLFE from the exons atGTCCGGAAAAGATCGGATCGACATATTTCCCTCGAGAAT GGCTCAGACCATTATGAAAGCTCGACTGAAAGGAGCTCAAACTGGCCGGAGTTTGCTGAAGAAGAAAGCTGATGCTCTGTCCATGCGATTCCGGCAGATTCTTAGGAAAATCATTGAG ACTAAGATGCTGATGGGAGAACTGATGAGAGAAGCCGCCTTTTCATTAGCTGAGGCCAAATTTGCTGCTGGTGACTTCAG TACTACCGTCATTCAGAACGTGAACAAGGCCCAGGTGAAGGTCAGGGCAAAAAAGGACAACGTTGCAG GAGTTACTCTTCCGGTGTTCGAGCACTATCAGGAGGGAGGAGACA GTTATGAGCTCACTGGTTTGGCGAGAGGAGGAGAGCAGCTGTCTCGGCTCAAGAGGAACTACGCCAAAGCAGTCGAGCTTCTCGTAGAGCTGGCCTCACTGCag ACCTCTTTTGTGACGCTGGACGTGGCCATTAAGGTCACAAACCGCCGTGTGAACGCCATCGAGCACG TGATTATTCCCAGGATCGAGCGCACGCTGACGTACATCATTACTGAGCTGGATGAACGAGAGCGAGAGGAGTTCTACAG GCTGAAGAAGATCCAGGAGAAGAAGAAGCAGCTTCGCGAGAGGACGGAGAAGGAGACCGCCCTGCGTTTGGCAGCGCTGGGGCCGATCGCCGAGCCCATGAACATCCTGAACGAAGAGGCGGACGAGGACCTGCTGTTTGAATGA
- the LOC113068590 gene encoding eukaryotic translation initiation factor 2 subunit 1-like — MPGLSCRFYQHRFPEVEDVVMVNVHSIAEMGAYVSLLEYNNIEGMILLSELSRRRIRSINKLIRIGRNECVVVIRVDKEKGYIDLSKRRVSPEEAIKCEDKFTKSKTVYSILRHVAEVLEYTKDEQLESLFQRTAWVFDEKYKKPGYGAYDVFKQAVSDPSILDGLDLTEEERNVLIDNINRRLTPQAVKIRADIEVACYGYEGIDAVRDALKAGLNCSTEAMPIKINLIAPPRYVMTTTTLERTEGLSVLHQAMTAIKERIEEKRGVFNVQMEPKVVTDTDETELQRQLERLERENAEVDGDDDAEEMEAKTDE; from the exons ATGCCGGGCCTCAGCTGTAGGTTTTATCAGCACCGCTTCCCCGAGGTGGAGGACGTGGTGATGGTGAACGTCCACTCTATCGCTGAGATGGGTGCGTATGTGAGTCTCCTGGAGTACAACAACATCGAGGGCATGATCCTGCTGAGCGAACTGTCCCGCAGACGCATCCGCTCCATCAACAAACTCATCCGCATCGGACGCAACGAGTGTGTGGTGGTCATCAGAGTGGACAAAGAGAAGG GATACATTGATTTGTCCAAGAGAAGAGTGTCTCCGGAAGAAGCCATCAAGTGTGAGGATAAATTCACCAAATCTAAAACC GTGTACAGTATTTTACGGCATGTGGCTGAAGTGTTGGAGTACACCAAGGACGAACAGCTGGAGAGTTTGTTCCAGCGAACCGCTTGGGTGTTTGACGAGAAGTACAAGAAACCTGGATACGGCGCCTACGACGTCTTCAAGCAGGCCGTGTC TGATCCCTCCATCCTGGATGGTTTGGATCTTACGGAGGAGGAGAGGAACGTGCTCATCGACAACATCAACAGACGCCTCACTCCACAAGCGGTCAAAATCAGAGCAG ACATTGAGGTGGCGTGTTATGGATATGAAGGCATTGATGCTGTCAGAGACGCTCTGAAGGCGGGGCTTAACTGCTCCACAGAGGCCATGCCAATCAAG ATCAACCTGATCGCACCGCCGCGATACGTCATGACCACCACCACACTGGAGCGCACCGAGGGTCTGTCAGTGCTCCACCAGGCCATGACCGCCATCAAGGAGCGCATCGAGGAGAAGCGAGGAGTCTTCAATGTCCAGATGGAG CCCAAAGTGGTGACGGACACAGACGAGACCGAACTGCAGCGACAGCTCGAGCGTCTGGAGCGAGAGAACGCAGAGGTGGACGGAGACGACGACGCCGAGGAGATGGAGGCCAAGACAGACGAGTAG